The Streptomyces sp. HUAS MG91 sequence GGTGCCGCCGGCGGGCAGGCTCCGGCGGGCGATGGCCTCCCGCGCCGCCTCCCGGGGGTGCCGGCGGCGCCAGTAGGGGTTGTCGTGGGGCAGCCGGCTGGACACCCGGCCGTACATCCCGAACGTGAGAATCACCAGGCCCATGACGAAGCTGAAGATGACGTTGGTCATGCCGAAGCCGAGCACGTTCGCGCCCTTGTCCAGGATGAAGACGTGGACGAAGCCGCTGATCAGGAACAGGGTGCCCACGACCATGTTGAGCGTGGAGGCGACATTGCCCCCGATGACGGCCCCGGCGATCAGGGCGACTCCGACGACGACCGAGACGAGGCTGAGGACGCCGTTCGTGGACATGCCCGCGATGTGGCTGCCGTCCGTGTCGAACGGGCTCAGCTGATCGGCGAAGCCGAGGCAGCCGAAGACGAGCAGCACGACGCCGCAGAACGCGGCGCCCCACCGGTACACCTGGGACAGTTTGTGATCGACGGGAAGTTCGTCCTTGAGTTCCATGATGCGGGCACCTTTCTGGTCCACCACGTCGGGTCGTCCGTCACCCCTCCCTGACATCACTTCGTCCCGATTCGCCCTGTTGGTTGCACATGATCCGGATCGTCATTCCTTGCTCAGCCGGCTCGGCCACCAGGACTTCGGTCCGATGTCCCTGACCAGCGCGGGAACCAGCAGCGACCGGACGACCAGGGTGTCGAGGAGCACGCCGAAGGCGACGATGAAGGCGATCTGGACGAGGAAGGCCAGCGGGATGACGCCGAGGGCGGCGAAGGTCGCGGCCAGCACGACACCGGCCGAGGTGATCACCCCGCCCGTGGCGACGAGCGCCTTGAGGATGCCCTCGCGCGCCCCGTGTTCCAGGGACTCCTCGCGGGCCCGGGACATCAGGAAGATGTTGTAGTCCACCCCGAGCGCGACGAGGAACACGAACCCGTACAGGGGCACGGAGGCGTCGGTGCCGGAGAAGCCGAAGACGTGCCGGAACACCAGCGAGGAGATGCCGAGCGTGGCGGCGAAGTTGAGCGCCACCGTGGCCACCAGGATCACCGGCATGAGGACGGAGCGCAGCAGTCCGACGAGGATGACCAGGATGATCGCGAGGACCACGGGGACGATCAGTGCGCGGTCGTGTTCGGCGGTGCGCTGGGTGTCGTACTGCTGGGCGGTGTAGCCGCCGACCAGGGCGTCGGCGCCGTCGATCCCGTGCAGGGCGGTGCGCAGCCGGGCGACTGTGGCCTTGGCGGCGTCGCTGTCGGCGGCGTCCTTGAGCGTGACGTCCACGCGGATCCTGCCGTCCACGACCCGGGCCTGCCCGGAGCCGGGGCGGCCCTGCCCGGTCACCGGTGTCACGTCGGCGACCCCGGGGACCGCCTCGGCCCGCTCGACGATCCGCGTCTCGCGGTCGGCGTTCGCGATCACGACGGCGGGGTTGCCGGAGCCGCCCGGGAAGTGCTCGGCGAGGGTGGCCTGCGCGGTGACCGACGGCGCGTCGTTGACGAAGATCTCGTCGAGGGGCACGCCCTTGGAGTTCAGGGTCGGGGCGAAGGCGGCGCAGGCCAGGAGGCCGATCAGCGCGACGGCCCAGATCCGGCGCGGCGACCGGCCGACGGTGCCGGCGATGCGCCGCCACACGCCGTGGCCGCCGCCCGCGGCCTCCGCCGGCTTGGGCCGTGCGGGCCAGTAGGCGGCGTTGCCGAGCAGGACCAGGGCCGCCGGCAGGAAGGTGAGGGTGGTCAGCACCGCGCACACGATGCCGATGGCACCCACCGGACCGAGGGCCCGGTTGTTGGTGAGGTCGCTGAGCAGCAGGGCGAGCAGGCCGAGCGCGACCGTGGCGGCGCTGGCGACGACGGCTCCGGTGGAGCGGCGCAGGGCGGCGCGCATCGCGGTGAACCGGTTCTCGCCCGCGGCCAGTTCCTCGCGGTAGCGGGCGGTGAGCAGCAGGGCGTAGTCGGTCGCCGCGCCGATCACCAGGATCGACAGGATGCCCTGGACCTGGCCGTCGACCCGGACGATGTCGTGGTCGGCGAGGACGTAGACGACGGCGCAGGCGACTCCCAGGGCGAACACCGCGCCGAGGATGATCACGAAGGGCAGCAGGACGCTGCGGTAGACCAGCAGGAGGATCACGAGGACCGTGATCAGGGCGACGCCGAGGAGCAGCCCGTCGATCCCGGCGAAGGCGTCGGAGAGGTCGGCCTGGCTGGCGGCCGGTCCGGCGAGGACGGCGGTGGCTCCGCCGACGGCGTCCGCGCGTGCGGAG is a genomic window containing:
- a CDS encoding DUF4383 domain-containing protein, which produces MELKDELPVDHKLSQVYRWGAAFCGVVLLVFGCLGFADQLSPFDTDGSHIAGMSTNGVLSLVSVVVGVALIAGAVIGGNVASTLNMVVGTLFLISGFVHVFILDKGANVLGFGMTNVIFSFVMGLVILTFGMYGRVSSRLPHDNPYWRRRHPREAAREAIARRSLPAGGTPTGSRT
- a CDS encoding MMPL family transporter — protein: MSRTLRGPRWLVPLVLLFVWLAVGGTLGPYAGRLGEVSTNDQAAFLPRSAESTRVIDAQRAFQEDETLPVIVVWTADDEGALDSAQRGAATRALAALKGTPGVVGQVSPAIPSSDRKALEGVVQLRPDLGDDLAPTLDRISARADAVGGATAVLAGPAASQADLSDAFAGIDGLLLGVALITVLVILLLVYRSVLLPFVIILGAVFALGVACAVVYVLADHDIVRVDGQVQGILSILVIGAATDYALLLTARYREELAAGENRFTAMRAALRRSTGAVVASAATVALGLLALLLSDLTNNRALGPVGAIGIVCAVLTTLTFLPAALVLLGNAAYWPARPKPAEAAGGGHGVWRRIAGTVGRSPRRIWAVALIGLLACAAFAPTLNSKGVPLDEIFVNDAPSVTAQATLAEHFPGGSGNPAVVIANADRETRIVERAEAVPGVADVTPVTGQGRPGSGQARVVDGRIRVDVTLKDAADSDAAKATVARLRTALHGIDGADALVGGYTAQQYDTQRTAEHDRALIVPVVLAIILVILVGLLRSVLMPVILVATVALNFAATLGISSLVFRHVFGFSGTDASVPLYGFVFLVALGVDYNIFLMSRAREESLEHGAREGILKALVATGGVITSAGVVLAATFAALGVIPLAFLVQIAFIVAFGVLLDTLVVRSLLVPALVRDIGPKSWWPSRLSKE